GAAACCGGCGGAAACGGTGCCGGTTGGACCTGGACAGTTTTTGAAAATGCCACCAATCCTCCGCTTGAAGTGGTGGCAAATCCGGACCCATCAGGAATCAATACCTCTGCTACAGTAGCCAAATTTACCGCCCTTCAAACAGGGCAACCTTGGGCAGGTTGCGAGTCGCTTCATGGCAATACCGACCTCGGACCTTTTGTTCTCGATGCAACCAATTCCATCATCAAAATAATGGTCTGGAAATCTGTTATCAGCGATGTGGGAATTAAACTTGCCGCACCAACAGGTTGGGCACAACCCGAAATTAAAATTGCCAATACCTTGGTTAATCAATGGGAAGAACTCACCTTTAATTTTTCTTCTTATCTGAACCCTCCTACAAGCGAAGGACAATTAGACCAAATTATCGTTTTTCCGGATTTTAACTTAGGTGGCAGAACGGCAGACAACATCATTTATTTCGACAACATTACCTTCTCGGCAGGAGGTGGCGGTTCAACCGAGCCGACTGTTGCCGCACCTACACCCACTCATCCGGCATCAAACGTTATCTCTATGTTCAGTGATGCTTATACCAATGTTCCGGTGGATACCTGGCGCACCGATTGGTCTGCTGCTACGCTCGAAGATGTGTTGGTTGCAGGAAATGCAACTAAAAAGTATTCCCTTTTAGATTTTGTCGGCATCGAAACCGTTGCCAATCAAATAGATGCTACCGGCATGACGCATTTCCATCTCGATGTATGGTCGGCCGATTTTACCTTTTTCGGAGTGAAATTAGTAGATTTTGGTGCAGATGGAGCATTTGGCGGAGGAGACGATACCGAGCATCAGGTAAACTTTAATGCCCCTGCTCAGGCACAGTGGGCAAGTTTGGATATTCCGTTAAGCAGTTTTACAGGACTTACTTCACAGTCAAACTTGGCACAACTCATATTGGTCGGGCAGCCTTCGGGGGCAAATACTGTGTATGTGGACAATGTTCTTTTTTTCAACAATGGAGGTGGTTCTCCTGAGCCTACGGTTGCTGCTCCAACGCCTACACATCCCGCAGCAAATGTTATCTCTATGTTCAGCGATGCTTATACCAATGTTCCGGTAGATACCTGGCGCACCGATTGGTCTGCTGCTTCACTCGAAGACGTGTTAATTGCAGGTAATGCTACTAAAAAGTATTCTTTGTTAGATTTTGTCGGCATCGAAACCGTTGCCAATCAAATAAATGCTTCGGCAATGTCTCATTTTCATCTCGATGTATGGTCGGCCGATTTTACTTTCTTTGGCGTAAAATTGGTTGATTTTGGCGCAGATGGTGCTTTTGGCGGAGGGGACGATACCGAGCATCAGGTAAACTTTACCGCACCGGCGCAAGCACAGTGGGTAAGTATGGATATTCCTCTAACTGATTTTACAGGACTTACTTCGCAATCACATATTGCACAACTCATCCTTGTTGCTCAACCTACCGGTTTAAGCACGGTTTTTGTGGACAATGTTTATTTTTACGACATCAACACAGGCATCAATGATTTGACTCAAAGCCAAATTGAAATTCTGGTTTTTCCTAACCCCGTTAAAGCAGGCACACAATTGCACCTGAGTGAAGAAGTCAATCAATTGGATATTGTTGATTTAAGCGGAAAAGCAGTATTGTCTTCCAACGGTTTATTGATAGATACAACCGGGTTAGCAAAAGGTATTTATCTGGTAAAAATACTAACTAACGAGGGATTGACCCAAACGAAAAAACTTATTGTAGAATAATTCAACAAGGCTGCCACAAATATAAGATAAGACGGTCGTGTTTTTTCTTCTATATTATAGATATTTAAGCGACATTGACCAAATCTGTTGGCATAAACCCGTCTGCGAATTGAGTATTAAAAATTGAATCGGGCGATTTTCGTACCAATTTAATAACTGTTTTGACCGTAAAACGCGTATTACAGAGTATTTTGAGGTCTAAAATGCTAAAGTTAGGGTTATTGTATTTAACCTGATATTGTGCCTGCAAAATTTTAGCCGTCAAGGTAGCGGTAAAGC
This is a stretch of genomic DNA from Sphingobacteriales bacterium. It encodes these proteins:
- a CDS encoding T9SS type A sorting domain-containing protein, with amino-acid sequence MKKFTFFLLAFIASAMSFAQNAPVNFETGGNGAGWTWTVFENATNPPLEVVANPDPSGINTSATVAKFTALQTGQPWAGCESLHGNTDLGPFVLDATNSIIKIMVWKSVISDVGIKLAAPTGWAQPEIKIANTLVNQWEELTFNFSSYLNPPTSEGQLDQIIVFPDFNLGGRTADNIIYFDNITFSAGGGGSTEPTVAAPTPTHPASNVISMFSDAYTNVPVDTWRTDWSAATLEDVLVAGNATKKYSLLDFVGIETVANQIDATGMTHFHLDVWSADFTFFGVKLVDFGADGAFGGGDDTEHQVNFNAPAQAQWASLDIPLSSFTGLTSQSNLAQLILVGQPSGANTVYVDNVLFFNNGGGSPEPTVAAPTPTHPAANVISMFSDAYTNVPVDTWRTDWSAASLEDVLIAGNATKKYSLLDFVGIETVANQINASAMSHFHLDVWSADFTFFGVKLVDFGADGAFGGGDDTEHQVNFTAPAQAQWVSMDIPLTDFTGLTSQSHIAQLILVAQPTGLSTVFVDNVYFYDINTGINDLTQSQIEILVFPNPVKAGTQLHLSEEVNQLDIVDLSGKAVLSSNGLLIDTTGLAKGIYLVKILTNEGLTQTKKLIVE